In the genome of Populus trichocarpa isolate Nisqually-1 chromosome 6, P.trichocarpa_v4.1, whole genome shotgun sequence, one region contains:
- the LOC7479487 gene encoding uncharacterized protein LOC7479487, with amino-acid sequence MIINITNKTNANNQPSMSFPSSQSLIRSRPLLGHANSSSSSSCSGRLGELAGGTTAECAAICCCCPCGLVNLLVLTMYKVPVGICRRALRRKRRKKLIKKGLLPPRTRSCSCDYDGTELQIHPMACVEDSLREFDEEAALKEEEAMVKLEKEMWETFCGTGFWRSSSQRELPFKRSVSSPREAPKARI; translated from the coding sequence ATGATTATTAACATTACCAACAAAACCAACGCCAACAATCAACCTTCCATGTCATTCCCATCATCACAATCATTGATAAGGAGCCGGCCGCTTTTAGGACACGCCAACTCCTCAAGTTCCTCCTCCTGCAGCGGCCGTTTAGGTGAGTTAGCTGGAGGGACAACGGCAGAGTGTGCAGCAATATGTTGTTGTTGTCCATGTGGATTAGTTAACCTTTTGGTTCTCACCATGTACAAGGTTCCTGTTGGAATATGCCGCCGTGCTTTGAGAAGAAAACGAAGGAAAAAGCTGATCAAGAAAGGCCTTCTGCCGCCGCGAACGAGGAGTTGTAGCTGTGATTATGATGGTACAGAATTACAGATTCATCCAATGGCTTGTGTTGAGGATTCATTGAGAGAGTTCGATGAGGAAGCGGCCTTGAAGGAGGAGGAAGCTATGGTGAAGTTGGAGAAGGAGATGTGGGAGACTTTTTGTGGCACTGGGTTTTGGAGAAGTTCTTCTCAAAGAGAATTACCATTTAAGAGAAGCGTTAGTTCTCCAAGAGAGGCACCTAAGGCTAGAATCTAG